The genomic window CCCGAGGCGATCACCGGGCTCATGATCACCCAGGCCGCACAAAACGGTTGCAAGGGTGCGAACGACGCCTTCGCCGAGGTAGGCAAGTGGCTGGGACAGGGCATGGCCGACCTCGCCGCGCTCCTCGACCCGGAGGCTTTCGTCCTCGCCGGTGGCGTCTCCGAAGCAGGCGAGGTGTTGTTGCGCCCCGCACGCGCCGCCTTCCTCGAGCGCGTCACAGCGCGCGACTTCCGCCCTGAACCTCCGGTTGTGCTCGCCTCCCTCGGCAACGACGCCGGCATCATCGGCGCCGCGGACCTCGCCCGCGAGTAGCACCGGCTCAATCCGTTCCGGGCTACCACTGCTTGTAGTAGCCCGGGTTGCGTCTCTGCAGGGATTTGGGGGCAGTAGTTGGACCAGATCGGCAGGGCTTGCCGGTTTTGGGGTGCACCGGTGTCAATGATCTGGCATTGCGGACCCTCGGGTGGGAAATCAGGCAGCACGGAGGCTATCAGGCTTATCTGCCCGGCTAGCCCGGTTGCGCCCGCTCAAACCCCGAACACCGAGCAGAAAGCTAGACGACTACACCATTACCGGGTACTTGGCTCTTGTTCACCCTCTGGTTCTGACATCCAGACAAGAGAATTTTGTCGGAGGCGCTGGATATGCTTATTTCACAGCGAAGGGAGTCGACATGGCCAATCCGAAAACAGTTCAGCTGTTCCTCATAGACGGCACCGCACGCGGCCCGCTGAAAGCCACAATCAGCAATTGGACGGGCATCACCTATCTCATCCCTCGCACCGAAATTGACGCGCTCAAGGATCGCCCAGATCTAAACCAGACCGGCGTCTACCTTCTGTTTGGAACTGATGACGACGACGTCGTGAAGGTCTACATCGGCCAGGCTCGCGAACGGAAGAATCGCGCCGGAGTGCTCGGGCGTATCGCCGAACATATCGGCGAAGAAAAGCGCGACTATTGGACGCATGCCGTGGCATTCGTAACTTCGAACAATTCCTTCGGGCCTACGGAAATCAGTTACCTAGAAAATCAGTTCACCAATCTTGCGCGGCGAGCAGATCGCTTCGAGGTCACCAACGGCAACGAGCCCTCTCCGGGAACCGTTACGGAGGAGAAAAAAGCAGAGCTTGACGAATTCATCAAGTACGCACGTCTAGTCATCGGAGCTCTCGGCTACAAAGTCTTCGATCCTGTCGATGACACGAAATCCGCACCCCACCCCGCAGAAGACGCCGAGCCGATCCTTCGTTTGAGCCGATATGGTTTGCAAGCCAGTGGTAGGCAGAGTACGGACGGGTTCGTGGTGCTTGCTGGCTCTCAGCTACGCCCG from Trueperella pyogenes includes these protein-coding regions:
- a CDS encoding GIY-YIG nuclease family protein; the encoded protein is MANPKTVQLFLIDGTARGPLKATISNWTGITYLIPRTEIDALKDRPDLNQTGVYLLFGTDDDDVVKVYIGQARERKNRAGVLGRIAEHIGEEKRDYWTHAVAFVTSNNSFGPTEISYLENQFTNLARRADRFEVTNGNEPSPGTVTEEKKAELDEFIKYARLVIGALGYKVFDPVDDTKSAPHPAEDAEPILRLSRYGLQASGRQSTDGFVVLAGSQLRPIENFNPSSPKSALQNRERFASKISGNTLMSDVLLGSPSGAASFVYGASANGLTEWKTDDGVTLAQLERGHTQNSQLRKQ